agtgcccaccctaccaaaatgactcaaagagtgcatcgatgactcatccaggaggtcacaaaagaacccaggaAAACATCTAAATCATGCCAGCCTCACTTGACTCACTTAAGACCGgcgttcatgattcaacaataacaAAGAGACTGGGCAGAAAAGGCGTCCATGGGAGAGCTCCAAGACTTGCCTGTAATTTGAaaatcctgatgatccccaagatttttaggaaaatattctgtggactgacaagacaaaggCTGAAcattttggaaggtgtgtgtccaaCAGGAAATACAGTATGTTATTTTgagcaaatttgccaaaattgGGATATTTTTCTCCATCGCAGGGGGTCATACTTGGATCAGTGAGTCCTTGGGCTTTGCGATGGGTTATGTTGAGTAGCAATCAGCTGCTGCCCCACTACAGCAGAAAAAACTATGGTGCACAAAGTACCCATgattaatgtgataaaaaaaaaaattttcatgaTTAATGCTTTAACACTGACAGTCCTAATCCTGATAGCCATCACACTCCTGGATTCTTGCATCAAAATCATCTTTGTGTGCAGTAAATGTGTACGTGTCCTCACCTGTGCTTTGTGCCCAGGGCAGTGGCTCCTGGTGATGCCAGGTGAGAATACAGCGATGGTACTCTGGCCTTGGATCCAGCTTCACATCACAGGAAAGctgaaaaacacaacagtgaCAATAAAACACTGATACAGGATTTTAGATTGTCTAGAATCTAACATTGTTATTCAGAATTACTACTCCATACTTTAATGACCTTAGGATGAAGCAAGGCCAGCTGTTTCCCCAAATATAAATAGCACTTTAAAAGTTCTTAGATGtcatcttgtgtgttttttgttttcttttacccTAGCTTTAATGATTGTTGGTCTCGGGTCCAGTATGCCTTGCATTTTTCTCAGAGCAGGAATAACAAACAGGTTACACGTCACCACTGCAGATACGGGGTTACctagagaaaacaacaaaattccTGATGATAACAGGATCATTAATACAATGCATGCTTCTGAACTATCCAATGTGTTGACTGGAAGTGATTTTgtgactgtttttgtctttagagagaagtaaaaatgtctgtttcttGATCAAAttgacatattttaaagttaaagagaATACCTTTCTCTGCAGGGATCCCTTCTAATCACACATGAAGCTATGCACATGGacatctttaaaagcaaaaacaaactgCATCCTGTGGTGTGCTAGCTACCTTGCACTGTTTACCTGTGAAGTGTGCGTGCTATTCTGGTGCCACAGATGGAGGTTACACACATCAAATCTGACACGGCCTCAGATGAATAATCTCTAAATGAAACCCTTAGGGCTGAGCAGCGGGCTGTCAGAGAGAGTCCAAGGATTCACACACTGACGCTTCAACAACTCACACGGACAGTTAGCTCAGACGTGAGCATTGTACCTGGCAGGGCAAAGATGAGTTTCCGTGATCCGTCAATGTCGACAGTGGCGAAGGTAGTAGGAAGACTGAGGGACAAAAAGCACAAaggttatttttcatttcattataCTGTTAGAGACAGAATTCCATTGTACTTGTttataatgacaataaaagctaatttattcattcattcattcaaaaacATGTGCATTGACGTGTTGGCAAAGTAGACTGACGGCTTCTAGGGTAAATTTTTCAGAATAATGGATTGATAAATACTCCCTCTATGTTATTTGTTTGTTGAGGGAGACTTAAATGATAAAACCTCTGCAAATACGcacataatttaaatgttattaaaaccttttaaatgtttgtagaTTTAGAAATTTGTTGTATATCgataataaatgcatataaaGGAAGAGAGgaactctgaaactttaaataagttcactgaggcagtaagaaacagaggcagagggATAAATGTCTGTAACTTATAACTTAGGAGTCAGAGAAAATTCAactaaacagtgattttttttatgtttctaataTTAAACAGACAGTACAGTTGTTTAGTGTTTTCCAAATGTGAACTTCATGCACCAAATGTAAGTCAACAGataatttaatcaattttagaTACAGATATAAAGACACTTTCACCATAAAGTTAAAAGGAGAatagaggggaggagaggggaagTTTGACACAAAATATTCTCACCTAATTTTTCGTAAGCCCATTCTCTTagtcaaaaatggtaaaattataaatagaatgtcatatttattttgttgtagATTTGTGTGCCCACATTGGTAGAATACGTCACAAGCAAATCCAACACAGTATGGCCACATCTCcattttttgactttcaaagtaaaagccaagTATAGCACTTATATCGGAAACTCACCATGTTTGCTCAGAATGCTTTTACTAAATTCTGACCCAGTTATACAATCAATCAAGTCACCTGTAGAAagatttattgaggtaaaacttatgaagataGACAGGGAGCGTCAGCAGGGAGATGTTGCTAACACGCAGCTAACACTACCAAACGCTTGCCTGTCGCTTCTGTCGCTTCCACAGATACAACCCCCAGTATAAAACAAGGTTTGAGGGAGCAGTCTGAGTAAAATGGGCACAAGAAGCAAAACTTTTCCCACCCTGGCTTCATGAAGACTCGCCCAAAGTGAATCTGAGCATGAAGATCGATATCCAGCACCTGCTTCAGGTAGTCCTAGTAAACACACAGAGGCAGatagagaacaaaaaaaaagaaaatgagaaagctatacaaaaatgaaaaacaaacaaatacaactgatttattttgatagagaacaaaaaaaagaaaatgagaaagctatacaaaaataaaaaacaaacaaatacaactgatttattttgataaagATCAATTGATGTAATAAGAAGGCGGGAGGTTACCTTCTCTCCCATGGACACACCCCCTGAGGTGATGATGACATCAGCACGGCTGATTCCCTCATGGAGAGCAGACAGCAGGTCATCAGGGCTGCAAACACAAGAATTACACAACAATTCACTACAACAGCTCATCACTGAGTCTGTGGCTTTGGAGGAGCTTTGACAAGTCAGAGGAAATAATCCTGTCAGTGTCATCAAAGTAATTAGACCCGACTTTctataaatatttttagtttttatggaaattattttattatgatGTGCAGTTGTAAGACAAGGGTGCTTATCAGACAGGAAGGTTAACGTTTAAAGACACAAATCATCATAACAAGTGGAGGACCCAGCTGTTCAAAGGTAGAGACTTCAAAGCTTGGATATGTTGGACTCTGCTACAATAAACTGAATTTTTCCTTTGCCTCTGCTAATTCTTAATTAAATGTGGCATTAAAAGGTTGAAGAGCTCTTTAAAAATAAGTCCTGTTATTTGATATTATTTAAAGTAGTTATCTCAGGCAAGCATAAGCCTAATTTGTCGTTCTGCAGCTGATCTCTTTCACTACTGATGTGGTCATCTGTCCAGGTTAGAAGTTCGATTCACTGCCTGAGTTTGAGACCAGCCCGACTTGGCCCACAGCCTGGAGTCCAGTCAGATAGGGCCAGGTTGGCCAGACTGGCTCTGGTTTAAAACCAGTGACAGGCTTGGCCAGGTTCAGCGGTAATTTGGGCATACTCTGATGGAGATGAGATAGACTTTTTTAGTGCCAGATCTCGGCTCTGGGGCTGAAAACTCCCCCTGTCTTTGAGCTTCCAGCATGGGTGAAGCTTTTGAGTCAATAAAGGCAGCCAGCTCACCTTCTGCAAACTCTTTTAGGTACAATGGAGCAGGCTGCAGATGCCCTGAAAAAATGTAACCCCTGATTGTAATAATCATGCTTTTGTTGAAGAAACATGAATGGATTAATTTCCTAGCGATTTGTTTTTTAGGTCCAACAAAGGTGGAATTTTTTCTCATCATCAATTAAAAGTTTGAGGGTTAAACAGGACAAAATACAAGCTTCAGTATCCACCAACACTGAAATAACATTGCACTGAATACACATTGCTGCTAGCGCTAGTATCCATGaattagagatttttttttaaatgatgtttgtgTGCGTGGATAGATGCTGATTCTACTGCagatgtatgaaaaaaaaagagttaaataaTGGAGACAGCAAAAGGATGTTCTTTTCTTTGCTCTTGGTAGTAGTTTGGGAGGCATTTCGTCCTTTGCATGTACTTTGAGAATCAAACCGTCTTTTAAAGTCTCATTTGCACAAGTAAAATGCCCTGGATTATTCAAGGTCTGACTAAATCTACAAAGAAAAgatattagggctgaacgatttccgatgtatttttcgacaaattcaagcaataaataattccataaacaAGACCaagtgtattgaaaacaatgaaattatatccgaagcaattaatccatagtaggaTGAAATCtaaatatgggggtgcaacaagctttaagctataaaggaggtagctggggtgggggaggtgagacTGTCTACCAGCTGATAGCAGATGACTTTcctgaagtaacgctaggctatatcagttttagatagaataaCTATAACTAATATAACTAATAACTAtaactatttttgctcttattgcaaatgtgatgtcattttctttgtttaaggCCATTATCACTTTGATGTCACTCAgcttgattaagaaaaacatacataaaacacaagaaggaggatttttgtaaatgcTTATAAAAAATTGGTGCTTGaatatttgcataatgtgcataaaatctctgcagcagcaaaaaattgatttattaaactggtatttgacacatttcaagttaaacaaatattgcaactcctgtgatttgaaaattgcagcaggccttattgtgatttaatctaatttgtgattaattgcccagctccaAAAGATATCTAAGGACAGTGTTTTGTATAAAGCTTCAGTGCTCTTACTTGTCTCCCACTATGCCCAGGTTGATAGTGGGATATCCGTGTTCCTGGATGGTGGACAGCAGAGTGGAACGGTTGGAGTCTCTGATTTTCCCCGGGTGGAGGTCATCCTCTGGATTCAGCAACTACAGCCATaggaaaaaacacagaggatTTCTTAGTGTTTCAAATAGAAAagcaaaacttcaaaataaaagtgtgtttcCTTAAATATTAATGAAGGCCTTTAATCAACCTAAACTGCAAAGGTAACAGGACTTTCTTTGAATCAGGCTTGTTTTAGAGGCAAGTCTTTATTTCATATTAGCTTTGTTTGGTTGGTATATATGGCGACCTTTTATTGCCAGACAATTACTCAATTTACTGATAAGGTTAAAGAATAGCACTGATATTTTAAGGCAGTGATCACCAAATGGCGGCCCGGAGGCCACATTAGTTATAAACTTCCTAGAGCTATTAAAACGAATCTCAAAAACAATTGAGGTTGAACAATTTAATCAAAAGTGACTTTAAATCTCATCCATTTATCAGAAATCCTCCGTCAGCCATGATCAGCAAACATAATGCATGTAAAACACATAtttatctgtccatttttgatttaaaataatgcTATTTTCTTTGGGAACCTTCAGCTTCAGGCATTTTAGGTGAGCAATAATCCTACTTGGATTTTTCCCTTATCAATATATGGCATTTTAGCACTGATCTTACTGTTAGAGCCTTAAAATTGCGTAAATTTGGAAGAAGATAAATacgataaaaaaacaaaaatatgttcattttGACCATTTGACCTTTTAAGAAACTTCTTTGGTTATTTGAAAGTTCTGCCCTCAAAGTGTGTGtttaggaaaaagctggccctggtgcaaatgtagttgatgacccctgatctaAGGTCTATGTTTTGATATACAAGCTTTCTTTTGTGCCATAGGAGGGAATCAATTCAAcagcatttaaaagaaaattaaggtgaaacttctgagattttttaaatgtctcatCTCTTTTTGTAGCCGTCaaatttagtcattttaaattGGATGCTTTTTGCAAGGCAGACTAATTTGCAGGAAATTGAGACCTTTTGACCCAATTATATGAAAAATGCCTGATTTTAATGAGCAAAAAACAGCCCTAATGTGCAGGATAGtgcttttaaccctttccaggtgtttctttttaaaagtagatgGTCTCTTTCTCTGTCAGTTGCACAGATTTAGTGTCCCTAGGCTGGGGATATGTTGGCTGTTTAGTACGAGTCGGTTTGTGTCAGTTTGACGCAATGGCTGTGCATGTCCTCAAAAATTCAAGCAATGCATGACTGGTAGAGATGGTGCAGAAGAAAAGGTGTGATGGTCaaagcagcagagacaacaatagCTAAAAGTATTCAAGAAAAGATAATATCCAAGTCCATTACCATCCTAGCTGCTACTGCTAATActtcacttttctgttttctatcaatCACAACCAttcctcttatttttttcacatgatgctgccatcatcaGTAAAGTTAAAGCAATTTTCTACAAAATGGGAGTTAAGTTTATGGTCCCAACTGCCATAAATTTGGctttcatttggtgttttgctgtttctcttgtctcctcttcttgcTTTTCTTCAAACTACCCTTCCTTCTAGTCCTTTCCAGCCCCAGTGTAGCTTCGACAGAGAGCTTTCAAAGGCTTAGGAAATACCCACACCTAGCTTATACTTACtgtaaatcaaataaacagCATTTAATTGTGTTTATTCATATCTACCTCGTTTCCAGTGGACATGACAGCCACCACAGGGAACTTGTGCACGCTGACCTCGGTCACTCCCACTGTAGCCAACAGGCCGATCTCCGAGGGGCCCATGTGTGTTCCTTTAGCTAGCACACACTCCCCTCGCCTGATGTCGTGACCTATAGGCCTGTgatgacacacaaacaaaactaaactcTTCAAACATGTTATAACCAGTGTAAACACTCCAAATCTGCTACAGTTACAATGAGGCTCAATAAGGCATACAtatgtagttgtttttttaccTAATGTCCTGTCCGGGTCGAGCTTGGACCATAATCCTCACCTCCAGCTCCTCTGTGCCCTTCAAACAAGCCAGACTGTTGTTAATGCTCTTGttctttaaaaagagatttaagCATTTCAGAGTTCAATGTGGCATCCTTCATAGTGCGCTTACATCTTCAGACTCCCTCAGGAGCTCTGTGTCTTCTACTTGGACCACAGCGTCGGCTCCACAGGGAATTGGGGCCCCGGTCGTCACCCTCATCACCTGACCCGGCATCACTGTATGGGTGGGCTACACACAAAAACACGTCATTCAGTGTGAGTGCTCCCGGGTGCTTCTGGGGCAGTGTATTTTTGGAGTATTAACACCTAAAGTAACACGTAACACAAGCTGTTTTCAAATAAATGATTACACTAGTGAAGGAAAAGGCTCAATGTGTATCAACTAGTGTGTATTAGTCAAAGTACTAATAGTATGGATGGCGATGCTGGTCCTGTAGCTGAACTAAGATGAGTGCATTAAGGTCTTGTTAATCTAGCCTCTAACATTACACTAGTGTTAGTGTATTAGAGCTGACCTGTTGTCCAGCCTGTGATTCTCCCATGATGAAGCGATCTCCTGGGCCGTCAGCAGCTACAGGTCAATGATAATGAGGTTAATCAGGTTTAGTATGAAAATgagaaatgttgatttttaagatTCAAGTTGAATCAAGAGAAAAATTTAAAGCACAACCCTGCATAAAAAGTACCTCTTAAAATTAATGTAGTACAAGCTTAATAAAAATTAACGTAAAGGAAAATTCCCAAATTGGTAACCTGGCCCACCGAGGATCAGCGTGCCAAGGCTTCCACCTTTGCCTGCCATCTGGTACGCGCTGAACCCTGAACCTGACCCCTATACCTGCAGGTGGTGATcacagcagtgatcatcaatGAGTGGTCTGGGGGCCATATCAGaccccccacagcttcccatctggcccccaaaatgattaaatacagaaaatgtgcAAAGGATAAAAGAAGATCATGtggttttagagcagtgttactgaaccctgctcaaccaaagagccaaattgttggaaattacctttgcaagagccacaatctaggcggggaagagtggcaaaaaagggttgaagtggcaataaaaataagttaaaggtggcaaaaaatgatcaaaaagggaaaaaactgggtataaagtggcaaaatgtgtgagaagtgacaatataagtgagttacaggtggcaaaaattgtcagaaaCCAGCAAAAACGTAgcaataaaatcagtgaaaagtaactaaaatggtcaaaaagcagcaaaaagtggcatttaatggcaaaggacTGCTTAAATGGTtggaaagtggcagaaaatggaaaaaatgaaaaaaaattcacataaaaaggtgggcaaaaagaagcaagaaATGAAATTATAGTGGCAGATattgattaaaagtagcaaaaaatgtaaataagggcaatgaaaatacactgacaaaaaagaaatgttgaaaattaagttttaaattaaagcctactgaggtcaaagtttaccctttttaaggttttctgagggaataatatttcaaattaagacactaaagagccacaaatcatcacaaaagagccacatgtggctcaagagccacccATTGAGATACACTGTTTTAGTGTATCTTTTGTCTAAATTTCAACAGCTATTAAATCAGTCCCAAAGATGATTAATATTCCTGATGGTGTAATCAAGAATGACTCAACATTTGCTCCTCTTTACAAAAATCCACCTGACAGCTGTTATTGGTAAAtgtgatgcatgataaacaaaTACTCTTCAGTTCAGTCATGATATGAATTGCCCTTCGGGGATTAATAAGGtcgtctgaatctgaatctgattCAATCTGCAGTTTTGTGTGTCAAAAGTCAAACATAAACAAAGGActtgttttctgtgtgtgttttccaccaatcacaacacaaCAAGTTAGCTTCAAACCCtgtgatggacaacatgacagcccTAGAAATGTAAAGCCAGAACATTTCAATCAGCCCTATGGGGGGTAGGAAATTATTTCACTGCTATTGACATAaaattacatgtattttataaaaaaaatactaatgcaGTAATATGGTAATAGACTTAGATGATTCTGCTTGATTGTGCCTAATTAAGCCTGGAGGTGTCCTCTCAGTTGGAAGTGGccacctccctgtggaggtctttgGGGCATGCCCAACTGGGATGAGACCTCTGGAAAGACCCAGAATACCCTGGAAGGATTGTACATCCCATCTAACCAGGGAAAGCTTTGGAATCACCCAGGAGGGATAGAAAGATGTCTGGGTTGAATTTCTTAATCTTTCCCCACTATGACTTTAGGCCACACCGATCCAGCCATGCTGATTTTCTCTTCCATCACCAGGTTGACCACCCTGGACTATGCCACTCCATGCCTTGAGTatcctgctctggagcagggcctAAATGCATCCGTTCTGTCTCCAAGCGCAGCAATGATGTTAAAGCATTTTTCAGGGTACGATTTGCTTCTGCTATCCCCCCCTCTGATACATTTTCAGCCTGGGAGGGTATGTTTTATCCCTATCTCTGCTCAGAATGACTGCATCCTACTCTTTAACAGTGGTTGTGTAATCATAGCATTCACCGTGCAAGTGAAGCGTTCATGACACACAACCAAAACTAGAGGTGTATGCCCATGCCGCAGTCAATTGGTTACACAGTGGCATATGAAATCAGAACGGACCAGGTGCAGCACCAAAATTGCAACTTTATCTGAGCTTATtaatatcaaaagttaaatccTTTTCCTTCCTTATGGACAAACAAGTTTGGACTTGCTTTAAAATAATGCTGAGTGTTAATTTATCAGTTGGCACAAAGAAAGCAAACAGATCTTattgcccaatccaaaaatatgattgtattCATTTCCTGCTATCTTAAAGAcccataaatcaatcatcagaATACTGGTCTTTAACTCTATGGAGGAAAATTCTCGTTTTATTAATAAGCATGAATTactgtttgtttattgatcatggaaagaaagagagagtcAGTGTATGCAACTCTCAGTCTGAGTTTAGAAACAGTTTTAATGTTTGCTTTAAGacaatcagatcagacaggaACATTAAGCTCTAACTCCtgtctttccttctttgttaGTCAGTTTCTGTCttgtaataaagaaatgtttatcCAGTGGTGAAATGACATGTGATCCTCAGTAGGTGCAGTATTAGTAACTGAGATTAATTAGGGCTTAAAACAgtgtcatcagctctagacacgCCTTCAAACAGGTAGCTTGGTCATGGTGGAAAAGCAGATCCCCTGCCGTGCCAAAGCAAGTAGAGCCAAGCCAGTCAATgcaatggaaaagccccatttgAACCTTCCCATGACAGGAAAATGGATATGGATGTCGTTGGCCCCcataaagggatatttcagtattttgtaATTTAGGTTGTATAAGATACTTGGCAATTGCAGTGGCATTAACCTTCATAGATTTCAGTATGCATTGCTCTTTGCTGTTGCCTTCACACCCAAACAGCTGACCAGGAGATAACGATACACAGTGGAACACATAGTAGAACAGTAccaggatcaggatcaggattcaatcctgcaaccagtgcattgaAGACTGTAGCCTCTGCGTATGGCTGTCTGCTCTACCAACAGTACTAAACCGGCACTTGAATTGTGACATGGCCAATGATGTGTTCAGAAATGGTGAAGCCCATGGAGTTTTGATAAAACGATTTGGCAAACAAACAGTTAATAAGTGTGGTCTCACCTCGTACAGCGTAGCCATCTTTAACAGAGGCAGGGAACGGAGGAAGGTTGTCTTTGGCATAGATGTCCTGAGCAAGAACTCGACCCAAACCGTCTGGAGAAATGAGGCAAAGCAGGTCGATTTAGACcaaaaacaagaataacaacAGTATAGTGATTACTGCATAACAATAATTAATATGGAAACATAACTGCCAGAGTGTTGAGTCATGTTTTGGATTAAtacaaagcattaaaaatatccaagAAGCCTTTTAACTTTATACTTATGAATCATAGTATTCTGTTTGATATCATTCTGCTCCTAAATTAGTTTATCTTGTAAATGTAGGAAAAGCCCTGATTTTGTTACTAAAATCTTCTCTTTGGTGAGTTTAAAGAtgataaatattttacttttggttctattttttatgtttcttgcATCATTTAAGTCAAACACATCCCCTTCTTCATGTCTTCAAAATAGCACAAAACAAGTGAATACACACTTCTGCAGGAAAGTAACAGAAGCCTCCTGAAGCCTCACCTCTGTA
This genomic window from Cheilinus undulatus linkage group 18, ASM1832078v1, whole genome shotgun sequence contains:
- the gphna gene encoding gephyrin a isoform X2, giving the protein MALAMLMGSLNVTPLGMLSRPVCGIRGKTLIINLPGSKKGSQECFQFILPALPHAIDLLREATVRVKSTHAALEQLPSPSSLIGNTHGNAHSNTHTMERGTQCEEEEEEEEDRRRGRHGHNHHHHQHGSSHITAAAIAAKTSHAVVMAKGGPYLPGDTPAPPTHFTCSCTHEPQIPDSIISRGVQVLPRDSASLSSTPSESPRATQATSRLSTASCPTPKVQSRCGSNENILRASHSAVDIRKVARRHRMSPFPLTSMDKAFITVLEMTPILGIEVINYRDGLGRVLAQDIYAKDNLPPFPASVKDGYAVRAADGPGDRFIMGESQAGQQPTHTVMPGQVMRVTTGAPIPCGADAVVQVEDTELLRESEDGTEELEVRIMVQARPGQDIRPIGHDIRRGECVLAKGTHMGPSEIGLLATVGVTEVSVHKFPVVAVMSTGNELLNPEDDLHPGKIRDSNRSTLLSTIQEHGYPTINLGIVGDNPDDLLSALHEGISRADVIITSGGVSMGEKDYLKQVLDIDLHAQIHFGRVFMKPGLPTTFATVDIDGSRKLIFALPGNPVSAVVTCNLFVIPALRKMQGILDPRPTIIKARLSCDVKLDPRPEYHRCILTWHHQEPLPWAQSTGNQVSSRLMSMRSANGLLMLPPKTEQYVELHKGEVVDVMVIGRL